The proteins below are encoded in one region of Methanofollis aquaemaris:
- a CDS encoding metal-dependent transcriptional regulator produces MSSSVREDCLEAILALMQEHDRPVTAEEIDEAVEAASSEVAASVRALVEEGCLRGEDGGYMLTPAGKSAAEAVFRKHRVLECFLHEMLGMDVGTASKEACILEHTVSDEAIDRLSSYMGNPRGRTRGRGGPRRHGGLPVDCPMGDINNGHRPLLDFSEGETVRVAMIRCIGRNRRLIDLGIIPGKEITIRRKLHNNALVVRVMGADIALSPEIASTILVERTG; encoded by the coding sequence ATGAGTTCCTCCGTCCGGGAAGACTGTCTGGAGGCGATCCTCGCCCTGATGCAGGAGCACGACCGTCCGGTCACTGCCGAAGAGATCGACGAGGCGGTGGAGGCTGCTTCATCGGAGGTCGCGGCCTCGGTCAGGGCGCTGGTCGAGGAAGGATGTCTTCGGGGTGAGGATGGGGGATATATGCTGACACCTGCCGGAAAAAGTGCGGCTGAGGCGGTTTTCAGGAAGCACCGGGTGCTCGAATGTTTTCTCCATGAGATGCTCGGGATGGACGTGGGCACCGCCTCGAAAGAGGCCTGTATCCTTGAACATACCGTCTCGGACGAGGCAATCGACCGGCTCTCCAGTTATATGGGGAACCCTCGCGGCCGGACGCGGGGGCGCGGGGGGCCGCGGAGGCATGGCGGCCTTCCGGTCGACTGCCCGATGGGTGACATCAACAACGGGCACCGTCCTCTCCTGGACTTTTCCGAAGGGGAGACGGTGAGGGTCGCGATGATCCGGTGCATCGGCCGGAACCGGCGGCTCATCGATCTCGGAATCATCCCCGGCAAAGAGATTACGATCCGGCGCAAACTCCATAACAATGCCCTGGTGGTGAGGGTGATGGGCGCCGACATCGCACTCTCTCCTGAGATCGCATCGACAATTCTGGTGGAGAGAACCGGATGA
- a CDS encoding radical SAM protein, with the protein MVLFVTGVCGRDCWYCPLSETRRNKRVVYANDRLVKSPDDIIEEAEMMSALGTGVTGGEPFLVLDDVVRYCRLLKEHFGPDHHIHLYTGIAPTKAQLEPLRGLVDEIRLHPPQELWDGILTGPYAASVRTARDLGFSIGIEVPSLPGIEALAAILPELDFLNINELEWSETNAQAMRERNLDLEDGLHNAVGGAEAWAAPLLDDPKVHFCSSDFKDSVQLRERLKRIAANTARAFDEITGDGTIIYGILELEGDDLPLALSENINDIEISGNQVEMAWWMLAEMRDRLPGRKYVIERYPNEGIVLEVTPL; encoded by the coding sequence ATGGTTCTTTTCGTGACCGGTGTGTGCGGGAGGGACTGCTGGTACTGCCCACTCTCCGAGACGCGCCGGAATAAGCGCGTTGTCTATGCGAACGACCGGCTGGTGAAGAGTCCCGACGACATCATCGAGGAGGCCGAGATGATGAGCGCGCTCGGCACCGGCGTCACCGGCGGCGAACCGTTCCTGGTCCTGGACGATGTTGTCAGGTACTGCCGTCTCCTCAAGGAGCATTTCGGACCCGATCACCATATCCATCTCTATACCGGGATCGCTCCCACAAAAGCGCAGCTCGAGCCTCTCCGCGGGCTTGTGGACGAGATCCGCCTCCACCCGCCGCAGGAACTCTGGGACGGGATCCTGACCGGCCCATACGCCGCCTCGGTGCGGACCGCCCGTGACCTCGGGTTTTCCATCGGGATCGAGGTGCCCTCTCTCCCTGGCATCGAGGCCCTCGCCGCGATCCTGCCTGAACTTGATTTTCTCAACATCAACGAACTCGAGTGGAGCGAGACCAATGCCCAGGCCATGCGGGAACGGAACCTCGACCTTGAGGACGGCCTTCACAATGCCGTCGGTGGGGCTGAGGCCTGGGCTGCTCCTCTCCTCGACGATCCGAAGGTCCATTTTTGTTCCTCGGACTTCAAGGACTCGGTCCAACTGCGGGAAAGGCTCAAAAGAATCGCAGCCAACACGGCCAGGGCCTTCGATGAGATCACCGGGGACGGAACGATCATATATGGGATTCTCGAACTGGAAGGCGATGATCTTCCACTGGCCCTCTCGGAAAATATAAATGACATCGAGATCTCTGGTAATCAGGTTGAGATGGCGTGGTGGATGCTTGCTGAGATGCGGGACCGGCTGCCAGGGCGCAAATATGTCATTGAGCGGTATCCCAATGAAGGTATAGTCCTGGAGGTGACGCCACTCTGA
- the uppS gene encoding polyprenyl diphosphate synthase: MAIIQDGNRRYARLNNVGTIDGHRAGAETTQRVLEWAQDLGIRTITLYSFSTENFNRDSVEVNYLFDLFKKKFAEICEDDRVHRNQIRVQMIGDRSMLPPDLLRIVEAAEDATRQYSRYFLNIALAYGGRNEIVHAARGVVAGVRDGTVDADVITPKTVESFLYDGIHLPPVDLIVRTGNERRTSNFLPWMANGNECAVYFCAPYWPVFRRIDLLRAIRVYDQRMRRRR; the protein is encoded by the coding sequence ATCGCCATCATCCAGGATGGCAACCGGCGATATGCAAGGCTCAACAACGTCGGAACCATAGACGGGCACCGGGCAGGTGCCGAGACCACCCAGCGTGTCCTTGAGTGGGCCCAGGATCTGGGGATCCGGACGATCACGCTATACTCATTTTCGACCGAGAACTTCAACCGAGACAGTGTCGAGGTCAACTATCTCTTTGATCTCTTCAAGAAGAAGTTTGCTGAGATCTGTGAAGACGACCGGGTGCACAGGAACCAGATCAGGGTCCAGATGATCGGCGACCGTTCGATGCTCCCCCCCGATCTCCTCAGGATCGTCGAGGCTGCCGAGGACGCCACCCGTCAATACAGCCGTTATTTCCTCAACATCGCACTGGCGTACGGCGGGAGAAACGAGATTGTCCATGCCGCCCGGGGAGTCGTTGCGGGGGTGAGGGACGGCACCGTGGATGCCGATGTGATCACGCCAAAGACGGTCGAGAGTTTCCTGTACGACGGGATCCATCTCCCCCCTGTCGACCTCATCGTGCGGACGGGAAACGAGCGGCGGACCTCGAACTTCCTGCCCTGGATGGCAAACGGGAACGAGTGTGCGGTGTACTTCTGCGCCCCATACTGGCCGGTCTTCAGGAGGATCGACCTGTTGCGGGCGATCAGAGTATATGACCAGCGGATGCGGAGGCGTCGGTAA
- a CDS encoding RAD55 family ATPase, producing MDPFKTGIPAIDETTGGIPPASNLLLLAPPFAGADRLAYFLAQPGESDYTIVISADGDALDVEDSFGLPEEGRRRLWIIDCITRTMEPTATDSEQVKYVASPVDLTGMGIKFTRILEEIGEAEAARSAGEVPRVRICINSLSSFLIYSKLEAIYRFFHILSARVRRMNGVAIYLLNPAAVDEKTISTLEQLMNGVVVISAEDGGDGVRSMDLRTKGGVVVRDVRYRIAGNELVVES from the coding sequence ATGGATCCGTTCAAGACAGGCATCCCGGCGATCGACGAGACCACAGGAGGGATCCCACCGGCTTCTAATCTGCTTCTTCTTGCCCCTCCTTTTGCCGGCGCCGATCGTCTGGCATATTTTCTCGCTCAGCCCGGAGAGAGCGACTATACGATTGTCATCTCGGCCGACGGCGACGCTCTGGACGTTGAGGACTCATTTGGTCTCCCTGAGGAGGGGCGCCGAAGGCTCTGGATCATCGACTGCATCACCAGGACGATGGAGCCCACCGCCACCGACAGCGAACAGGTGAAGTACGTGGCAAGCCCGGTGGACCTGACCGGGATGGGGATCAAGTTCACCAGGATCCTGGAGGAGATCGGAGAGGCGGAAGCGGCCAGGAGCGCCGGCGAGGTGCCGCGGGTGCGGATCTGTATCAATTCTCTCTCGAGTTTTCTCATCTATTCAAAACTTGAGGCGATCTACCGGTTCTTCCATATCCTCTCCGCGAGGGTGAGGCGGATGAACGGGGTTGCCATCTATCTTCTCAACCCTGCGGCAGTCGACGAGAAGACCATCTCGACTCTCGAACAGTTGATGAACGGGGTTGTCGTGATCTCGGCGGAGGACGGTGGGGACGGGGTTCGATCAATGGATCTCAGGACAAAGGGCGGTGTCGTCGTCCGTGACGTCCGCTACCGCATTGCAGGAAACGAACTTGTGGTGGAGTCATGA
- a CDS encoding GTP-binding protein gives MIRTGILAFDRMIGGGVPKGKRALFSLGLGVEGQQFLFSALQSARRQRRRCLVVVPQATRDAFLSGTVGTPYHIEGDAGLYFLDSPVFEEIDASRVATPETEAIVWENRLDTVMREHSIDAVFLYSNRLCDALGTSRALGLFADLCARRGVTLFVEYLNLYGGRHLRDMLASVPFDLVVTAGEGFGNHMFLHNFRVEQISWMDMPPRQLPFVVHEDGRLVPQIPKIVVTGPVDAGKTTFIRTVSKMWVSSDREGVSGTPTTVAMDFGNPSVTCSGFEVNLFGTPGQEHFGPIIRHLLTNATGVVFMVDGSRAGGLEEAHGMLANVLALDVPFLVAVNMKDLSGEIGDAEVREVLGVPQGTPVISFSAKKLDEATAVVDALVGLIVHGQSME, from the coding sequence ATGATACGGACCGGTATCCTTGCGTTCGACAGGATGATCGGGGGGGGAGTACCAAAAGGAAAGAGAGCGCTCTTCTCTCTGGGGCTCGGGGTGGAAGGGCAGCAGTTTCTGTTCAGTGCCCTTCAGAGTGCCAGACGGCAGAGACGTCGCTGCCTGGTCGTGGTTCCGCAGGCTACCAGAGATGCCTTCCTTTCCGGAACGGTCGGGACACCATATCATATCGAGGGAGACGCGGGGCTCTACTTCCTGGACTCTCCGGTGTTCGAGGAGATCGATGCCAGTCGTGTGGCCACTCCCGAGACCGAGGCCATTGTCTGGGAGAACCGTCTCGACACGGTCATGAGGGAGCATTCCATCGATGCAGTCTTCCTGTACTCCAACCGTCTCTGTGATGCACTCGGGACGTCTCGGGCCCTCGGGCTCTTTGCCGACCTCTGTGCGAGGCGGGGGGTGACGCTCTTTGTGGAGTACCTCAACCTGTATGGTGGCCGTCACCTCAGGGATATGCTGGCTTCGGTCCCCTTTGACCTGGTGGTGACGGCAGGCGAGGGGTTTGGGAACCACATGTTCCTGCATAATTTCAGGGTGGAACAGATCTCCTGGATGGATATGCCGCCCCGCCAGCTCCCCTTTGTGGTTCATGAAGATGGACGTCTCGTCCCGCAGATCCCGAAGATCGTCGTCACCGGTCCGGTGGACGCCGGCAAGACCACCTTCATCAGGACGGTCTCGAAGATGTGGGTTTCTTCTGATCGGGAGGGGGTGTCAGGCACACCGACGACGGTCGCAATGGACTTTGGAAACCCGTCTGTCACCTGCAGCGGTTTTGAGGTCAATCTCTTCGGCACGCCCGGACAGGAACATTTCGGACCGATCATCAGACATCTGCTCACCAACGCAACCGGCGTGGTCTTCATGGTGGACGGGTCCAGGGCCGGGGGCCTTGAAGAGGCGCATGGGATGCTGGCGAATGTGCTTGCCCTCGATGTTCCCTTTCTCGTGGCCGTGAACATGAAGGATCTTTCCGGGGAGATCGGTGACGCTGAGGTGCGAGAGGTGCTTGGTGTTCCTCAAGGGACGCCGGTCATCTCTTTTTCGGCAAAGAAATTGGACGAGGCGACGGCTGTAGTCGACGCCCTTGTAGGACTGATTGTCCATGGGCAATCTATGGAGTGA
- the polX gene encoding DNA polymerase/3'-5' exonuclease PolX encodes MDATNRLVAGVLAEISDLLEIHGENPFKVRAYARAAEVVGHLGRSVAGMNEDELEALPGIGKAIAEKVREIAETGTCREQARLREATPQGLPALLNLQGVGPKTVRRLWKELGVVGLDDLEAAARAHRIRALRGFREKKEHEILRAVGVARRGTDRMSLTEAEHLADVMLAAIPGEAWVAGSLRRGRSTIGDIDIVTLAPVRETAHSLARVADEVIDAGEKKISIRISGRRADVRFAAPKDLGAMLLYLTGSKAFNIRLREVARIPGMRLNEYGLTDHKTGELRQFRTEDEVFAALGMSPVPPELREDRGEVDLALEGNIPPLVDVQEIRGDLHVHSEWSDGTMSLEEIAAAGEERGYEYMLVSDHSASLGIAHGLDAPRLARQQVAIEQVNRTSGCTLLAGVEVDILADGKLSLPDESLQNCDLVIASVHSAFGQDEDVMTRRVITAIEKRDVDIIGHPTGRLIGRRPPVAIDMERVIRAAAENETALEINASPGRLDLDDIYIKQAQERGVRLAIGTDAHAAPELAYLRHGVALARRGWCGPGDILNTRSLADLLERRG; translated from the coding sequence ATGGACGCGACCAACCGGCTGGTTGCAGGGGTGCTTGCAGAGATCAGCGACCTGCTTGAGATCCATGGGGAGAACCCATTCAAGGTGCGGGCCTATGCCAGGGCCGCCGAGGTGGTCGGGCACCTGGGCCGATCGGTTGCCGGAATGAACGAGGACGAACTCGAGGCACTTCCCGGGATCGGGAAGGCAATCGCGGAGAAGGTCAGAGAGATCGCGGAAACCGGCACCTGCAGAGAACAGGCGCGTCTCCGTGAGGCGACGCCCCAGGGGCTCCCCGCTCTCCTGAACCTCCAGGGAGTAGGTCCAAAGACCGTCCGACGACTCTGGAAAGAACTCGGGGTTGTGGGGCTCGACGACCTTGAGGCCGCCGCACGGGCACACCGGATCAGGGCGCTCAGGGGCTTTAGAGAGAAAAAAGAACATGAGATCCTCAGGGCGGTCGGCGTCGCCAGAAGAGGTACCGATCGGATGAGTCTGACCGAGGCCGAACACCTGGCAGACGTGATGCTCGCCGCCATACCAGGAGAGGCATGGGTGGCCGGGAGCCTCCGGCGCGGCCGGTCCACCATTGGGGACATCGACATCGTCACCCTCGCACCGGTCAGAGAGACCGCACATTCCCTGGCCAGGGTTGCCGACGAGGTGATCGACGCCGGGGAGAAGAAGATCTCAATCAGGATCAGCGGAAGACGGGCCGACGTCAGGTTCGCCGCACCCAAAGATCTCGGGGCAATGCTCCTGTACCTCACCGGTTCGAAGGCCTTCAACATCAGGCTCAGGGAGGTCGCAAGGATCCCTGGAATGCGTCTGAACGAGTACGGCCTGACCGATCACAAGACCGGCGAACTCAGACAATTCAGGACCGAAGACGAGGTCTTTGCGGCGCTCGGCATGAGTCCGGTCCCGCCTGAACTGCGCGAAGACCGCGGAGAAGTGGACCTGGCCCTCGAAGGGAACATCCCTCCCCTCGTGGACGTGCAGGAGATCAGGGGCGACCTCCACGTCCACTCGGAGTGGAGCGACGGCACGATGAGCCTGGAGGAAATTGCCGCGGCCGGAGAGGAAAGGGGGTATGAGTATATGCTCGTCAGCGATCACTCCGCAAGCCTCGGGATCGCTCATGGTCTCGATGCACCGAGACTTGCACGACAGCAGGTGGCGATCGAGCAGGTGAACCGCACCTCAGGATGCACCCTCCTTGCCGGGGTGGAGGTGGACATCCTTGCCGACGGGAAGCTCTCCCTCCCTGACGAAAGCCTTCAGAACTGCGACCTGGTCATCGCATCGGTCCACTCGGCCTTCGGCCAGGACGAAGACGTGATGACCAGGCGGGTGATCACTGCCATCGAGAAGAGAGATGTCGATATCATCGGCCACCCGACAGGACGGCTCATCGGGCGACGGCCGCCGGTGGCCATCGACATGGAGCGGGTCATCAGGGCCGCAGCCGAAAACGAAACGGCCCTGGAAATCAATGCCTCGCCCGGCCGCCTGGATCTGGATGATATTTATATTAAGCAGGCACAAGAAAGGGGCGTGAGACTTGCAATCGGAACAGATGCCCATGCCGCCCCTGAACTCGCGTATCTCAGGCACGGCGTCGCCCTCGCACGCCGGGGTTGGTGCGGGCCCGGCGACATTCTCAACACCCGATCTCTTGCAGACCTGCTGGAGCGGCGCGGATGA
- the feoB gene encoding ferrous iron transport protein B, translated as MRCALVGNPSVGKSLIFNQLTGLGVEVSNYPGTTVELMQGTLCYRRSSIEVIDLPGIYSLDGDSAEEELVRTYLMTEAPEVIVAVLDATRLERNLYLLLQVAEYGIPTVVVLNMIDEAAAQGISIDCDHLSELLGLPVIETAASLGKNVGEIIPAVLAGGNTSTLSIPYNPQVEAGLRSLEKIYGASRLQGLQALQGIGDEPGLIEGAQTIAGELEARNHMAPHQIIAANRYLCARQITGAVIGAQEPDRRFSLDRLLTRTFPGIPILALVLLSMLLTVFVAGSFLEELIVENFNLYVIEPFLALSLHPLAETLGHAALLAIVAGLGIAFPFVFIFYILLSIIEDTGYMTRAAFLADRSMHHLGLHGGAIIPMVMAFGCNVPAVMAAGQMRSGREKTIAAFLITMVPCSARTVIIAGIVAAFVGIGAALSVYLIVIVLILLTGYVLARYIPGGQYGMILEMAPLRRPDPVLVLRKSWERIKEFLFIAMPLLLVGSVILGALDYLGYVEAFSRAVAPISEGVLGLPAYASTALLFGILRKEMAFETLAVLSGTTDLGSVMTSVQLYTFAVISVLFVPCISTIAVLLKQVGTKITLAVSAYTIMLGFFIGGIIHLITGLI; from the coding sequence ATGAGATGTGCGCTTGTCGGGAATCCGAGTGTTGGCAAGTCGCTCATTTTTAACCAGCTCACCGGCCTCGGGGTCGAGGTGAGCAACTATCCCGGGACAACGGTCGAGTTGATGCAGGGGACACTCTGCTATCGCCGCTCCTCGATTGAGGTCATCGACCTTCCTGGCATTTATTCTCTGGACGGGGATTCGGCCGAGGAGGAACTTGTCAGAACCTATCTGATGACCGAGGCTCCGGAGGTCATCGTTGCGGTCCTCGACGCCACCCGGCTTGAGCGCAACCTCTACCTTCTCCTCCAGGTGGCCGAGTATGGGATCCCGACCGTCGTCGTCCTGAATATGATCGACGAGGCGGCGGCCCAGGGGATCTCCATCGACTGTGACCATCTCTCCGAACTTCTCGGCCTGCCGGTGATCGAGACCGCTGCCTCCCTGGGAAAAAATGTCGGGGAGATCATCCCGGCGGTCCTGGCCGGGGGGAATACCTCGACGCTCTCGATTCCATACAACCCCCAGGTCGAGGCCGGACTTCGGAGCCTGGAGAAGATCTATGGCGCCTCCAGGCTCCAGGGCCTCCAGGCCCTCCAGGGGATCGGTGATGAGCCCGGGCTCATCGAAGGGGCACAGACGATCGCGGGAGAACTTGAGGCCCGGAACCATATGGCACCCCACCAGATCATCGCGGCAAACCGGTATCTCTGCGCCCGGCAGATCACCGGGGCCGTCATCGGGGCCCAGGAACCGGACCGCCGTTTCTCTCTTGACCGCCTCCTGACCCGCACCTTCCCCGGCATCCCGATCCTTGCCCTGGTTCTCCTCTCGATGTTGCTCACGGTCTTCGTCGCCGGTTCGTTCCTCGAAGAACTGATCGTCGAGAACTTCAACCTCTATGTCATCGAACCGTTCCTGGCCCTCTCTCTCCATCCGCTTGCGGAGACGCTCGGTCACGCCGCTCTTCTTGCGATCGTGGCAGGGCTCGGGATCGCCTTCCCGTTTGTCTTTATCTTCTATATTCTTCTCTCGATCATCGAGGACACAGGTTATATGACCCGGGCCGCCTTCCTCGCCGACCGGTCGATGCACCACCTCGGCCTCCATGGCGGCGCCATCATCCCGATGGTGATGGCGTTTGGGTGTAATGTCCCTGCGGTCATGGCGGCCGGACAGATGCGGAGTGGCAGGGAAAAGACGATCGCAGCCTTTCTCATCACGATGGTCCCCTGCTCGGCCAGGACCGTGATCATCGCCGGTATCGTCGCTGCGTTTGTAGGGATCGGAGCGGCCCTCTCGGTCTACCTCATCGTCATTGTCCTCATCCTGCTCACGGGCTATGTCCTCGCGAGGTACATCCCCGGCGGGCAATATGGTATGATCCTTGAGATGGCGCCCCTGCGCCGCCCTGACCCGGTCCTTGTGCTGCGGAAATCGTGGGAGCGGATCAAGGAGTTCCTCTTCATTGCCATGCCTCTCCTCCTGGTCGGCAGCGTCATCCTCGGTGCGCTGGATTATCTCGGGTATGTTGAGGCCTTTTCCCGGGCAGTCGCCCCCATCTCGGAAGGGGTGCTCGGTCTCCCGGCCTATGCCTCCACCGCCCTCCTCTTCGGGATACTCAGGAAGGAGATGGCCTTCGAGACTCTCGCTGTCCTGTCCGGGACCACGGACCTTGGCTCGGTGATGACCAGCGTTCAACTCTACACCTTCGCTGTGATCAGCGTCCTCTTTGTCCCCTGCATATCCACGATCGCAGTCCTCCTCAAACAGGTGGGAACGAAGATCACGCTTGCTGTTTCGGCATACACGATCATGCTCGGGTTTTTCATTGGTGGGATCATACATCTGATCACAGGTTTGATCTGA
- a CDS encoding type IV pilin N-terminal domain-containing protein, producing MGMQREDGISEVVGSVLLIALTVVGVTIVVALLLSGTHPVEVPVASLTPGTTADGTFVLVHEGGDPLEAGTYRLYVDAGDGPVDRTDKFLLDGDGAWSPGEAMKYTDGELDGRVIVTALVGGGETVIAEPGASGVITAVVDEGGSTPGPGPGPGPGDAAVKINSPTDGGLLVFSGHPQYFSTVRASVTGGTVESVRFILESSGGGLPIEGVYTADRGPDGKYYAEITTNYGQLKKMTGQEVTIRAVAYDDAGIAVARDSVAARIQAAE from the coding sequence ATGGGAATGCAGAGAGAAGACGGAATCTCCGAGGTGGTCGGGAGCGTCCTCCTCATTGCCCTGACCGTCGTCGGGGTGACAATCGTCGTTGCCCTGCTTCTCTCCGGCACCCACCCCGTGGAGGTACCGGTGGCCTCTCTCACCCCCGGCACCACCGCCGACGGCACCTTTGTCCTCGTCCATGAGGGCGGCGACCCGCTGGAGGCCGGAACCTACCGGCTGTACGTGGACGCAGGGGATGGGCCTGTTGACCGGACCGACAAGTTTCTCCTTGACGGAGATGGTGCCTGGTCACCTGGCGAGGCAATGAAATATACGGACGGAGAGTTGGACGGCCGCGTCATTGTCACCGCCCTCGTCGGGGGGGGGGAGACAGTGATCGCCGAACCCGGGGCATCAGGGGTTATCACCGCAGTCGTGGACGAGGGAGGGAGTACCCCCGGACCCGGACCGGGACCGGGCCCCGGAGATGCCGCGGTGAAGATCAACTCACCTACTGACGGAGGTCTGCTGGTCTTCTCAGGACATCCGCAGTACTTCTCGACAGTCCGGGCCTCGGTTACCGGGGGGACGGTCGAGAGTGTGAGATTCATCCTTGAGTCTTCCGGGGGCGGACTCCCGATCGAAGGAGTATACACAGCGGACCGTGGCCCGGACGGGAAATATTACGCCGAAATTACCACCAACTACGGACAACTCAAGAAGATGACCGGCCAGGAGGTCACCATCAGAGCCGTCGCCTATGACGACGCCGGCATCGCGGTGGCAAGGGACAGCGTGGCGGCACGGATCCAGGCAGCAGAATGA
- a CDS encoding undecaprenyl diphosphate synthase family protein produces MIHWFYERLLLRNLTKLPQHVCFMITGEDMIEAPGKIYETTEWCREVGLRGATFHISTDRPEEIRACLPAIKKIRNIASLDLHYADTVEKAGEGMDVTVAVGMSGREEIAACIRKIAEEEVDPTEIDEELIERHLTFRCMPDLVIKTGGNYLTDFLIWQSVYSELFFLDVNWKWFRKVDFLRALRDYQSRARRFGT; encoded by the coding sequence ATGATCCACTGGTTCTATGAACGGCTCCTCCTCAGGAACCTGACAAAACTCCCTCAGCACGTCTGTTTCATGATCACCGGAGAGGACATGATCGAAGCGCCCGGCAAGATCTATGAGACGACAGAGTGGTGCCGGGAGGTCGGACTCCGCGGGGCAACCTTTCATATCTCCACCGACCGGCCCGAGGAGATCAGAGCATGCTTGCCGGCGATCAAAAAGATCAGGAACATCGCGAGCCTCGATCTCCACTATGCCGACACCGTCGAGAAGGCCGGTGAGGGTATGGACGTCACCGTTGCCGTCGGGATGAGTGGACGGGAGGAGATCGCTGCGTGCATCAGAAAGATCGCCGAAGAAGAGGTCGACCCCACAGAGATCGACGAGGAGTTGATCGAGCGTCACCTCACCTTCAGGTGTATGCCCGACCTGGTGATCAAGACCGGCGGCAACTATCTCACCGACTTTCTCATCTGGCAGTCCGTTTACTCGGAACTCTTTTTCCTTGACGTGAACTGGAAGTGGTTCAGAAAAGTGGACTTTCTCAGGGCACTCAGGGACTACCAGTCACGGGCGCGCCGGTTCGGAACCTGA
- a CDS encoding PKD domain-containing protein has product MGNTEEAISEQIAVVLLIAIFVTTAAVIGLVVLSSHPGSAPPAMLAHLDNDALADGRIMLYHDGGDPLEKGHFQILLDGRDRTADFTTFDGSGDWNAWRNGDVLLLDLEGGEVPADIRITADGVRENGSTWLLHILRDSTSAGPTVTPTPVRAAFTADPAAGATPLTVRFTDLSTGSPTSWSWDFGDGETSTEQHPAHTYDTPGTCTVTLTARNSAGSDTTSRTITVTAPPAETLDITLITAPPKGGTLNDRSSLAFTVTGSWSYIQVGGKYLALSPGDRVEFTLIGDQKGKLFATGYTITSFEFPDVQVTVNDEIVGEGAIGFGEIWISRYDNPVSTLTLSIEPETAWTSLLVDGRVILEDWDDGHGIVLSTLMPDSMGVMNLDLTGIGQIQKQVFYQGGAERYALV; this is encoded by the coding sequence ATGGGAAATACCGAAGAGGCGATCTCAGAACAGATCGCCGTCGTTCTGCTCATCGCAATCTTCGTCACAACGGCTGCAGTGATAGGACTCGTCGTCCTCTCCAGCCACCCGGGCAGCGCCCCACCTGCAATGCTTGCGCACCTCGACAACGACGCCCTGGCCGACGGTCGCATCATGCTGTACCATGACGGTGGCGATCCCCTGGAGAAGGGGCACTTCCAGATCCTCCTCGACGGCAGAGACCGGACTGCCGATTTCACTACCTTCGACGGCTCAGGAGATTGGAATGCCTGGAGAAACGGAGATGTACTTCTCCTTGATCTTGAAGGGGGGGAGGTGCCGGCTGACATCAGGATCACCGCCGACGGTGTGAGAGAAAATGGGAGCACATGGCTCCTTCACATACTCAGGGACAGCACATCAGCCGGCCCGACTGTCACCCCCACACCGGTCAGAGCAGCGTTCACGGCCGACCCGGCTGCAGGCGCCACTCCCCTCACCGTCCGGTTCACCGACCTCTCCACCGGGTCGCCGACCTCCTGGTCATGGGACTTCGGGGACGGCGAGACATCGACCGAGCAACACCCGGCGCACACCTACGACACACCCGGTACCTGCACCGTCACCCTCACCGCAAGGAACAGCGCCGGTTCCGACACCACATCCCGAACCATCACGGTCACGGCCCCCCCCGCAGAGACCCTGGACATCACCCTGATCACCGCTCCGCCCAAGGGCGGCACGCTTAACGACAGGAGTTCCCTTGCATTCACTGTCACGGGTTCCTGGTCCTACATCCAGGTCGGCGGGAAATACCTGGCCCTCTCCCCCGGCGATCGGGTCGAGTTCACCCTCATAGGCGACCAGAAAGGTAAACTCTTTGCCACCGGATACACCATCACCAGTTTCGAGTTCCCCGACGTCCAGGTCACAGTCAACGACGAGATCGTCGGAGAGGGTGCGATCGGCTTTGGCGAGATCTGGATCAGCAGGTATGACAATCCAGTCTCCACCCTCACCCTCTCGATCGAGCCGGAAACCGCATGGACCTCCCTTCTCGTCGACGGCAGGGTCATCCTCGAAGACTGGGACGACGGACACGGCATCGTCCTCTCCACCCTCATGCCCGACTCCATGGGCGTGATGAACCTCGACCTCACCGGCATCGGCCAGATCCAGAAACAGGTCTTCTATCAGGGCGGGGCGGAGAGGTATGCTCTTGTCTGA